The Fulvivirga ligni genome window below encodes:
- a CDS encoding DUF2752 domain-containing protein has protein sequence MKQKVKNIPWEAIIWIVALIGLAFISPHQEHFSICPIKNLGYSFCPGCGLGTSVSLAFHGHFKESLATHPLGIFAILVLSFRIIKLFKTQYLTTNNTNNYGERNGNTA, from the coding sequence TTGAAACAAAAAGTTAAAAATATACCGTGGGAGGCAATTATCTGGATAGTTGCCCTCATTGGTTTGGCTTTTATTTCACCACATCAGGAGCATTTTTCCATCTGTCCCATTAAGAATCTGGGATACTCTTTCTGTCCTGGTTGCGGGCTGGGAACATCAGTATCTCTGGCTTTTCATGGACACTTCAAAGAATCATTAGCAACTCATCCTTTAGGAATTTTTGCAATTTTAGTATTATCTTTCAGGATTATAAAGCTTTTTAAAACTCAATATTTAACAACAAACAACACTAATAATTATGGCGAACGCAATGGAAATACTGCCTGA
- a CDS encoding TM2 domain-containing protein has product MANAMEILPELEGEEAAYVQMILSNMSPEQAHQFANVYRARRRKPQEILLLTVLGLFFIAGVHRFVLNQIGMGLLYFFTGGLCYVGTIIDLINYQTLTFEYNRKVADDIRITMGF; this is encoded by the coding sequence ATGGCGAACGCAATGGAAATACTGCCTGAATTAGAAGGCGAGGAAGCGGCATATGTTCAAATGATTTTATCTAATATGTCTCCTGAGCAAGCACATCAATTTGCAAATGTTTACAGAGCCAGACGCAGAAAACCTCAAGAAATTCTTCTTTTGACGGTTTTAGGTCTGTTCTTTATTGCCGGAGTACACAGATTTGTACTTAACCAAATAGGTATGGGATTACTATATTTCTTTACAGGTGGCCTTTGCTATGTTGGTACAATCATAGATCTTATTAATTATCAGACACTTACTTTTGAGTATAACCGAAAAGTGGCCGATGATATCAGAATAACAATGGGCTTTTAA